The Streptomyces noursei ATCC 11455 sequence GGCGCGGCCGCGCCCCCGCCGCCCCCCGTACCCTCGCCGCCCGCACCCGCGCCTACCTCCCCGCCCGCGCCCCCGCTGGCGCCCCCGCCCCTGTCCGCGTCCGGCCTCGCCGATCTGCCGACCGGATCGGCCCCGGCCCCGGCCGCCGGCCCCAAGGAGCGGCGGATCGCGCTCACCGGCGCGCTCGGCGGCAGGGAGAAGGACCGGCCCCGGCGGGTGAGCTGCACGCTGGTGCTCTCCGTGGCCGGCGCGCTGGCGGTCGCCACCACCGGCGCGGTGTTCTTCGGCGTGCTCACGGATCCGGGGAGAGGCGGCACCTCCGCCAAGCCGCCGGTCGGACAGTCCCCGACGGCCCGGCCCTCCACGCCCGCCGACGGTGCCGGGGGCGTCCCCAAGGGCTTCCTCGGCACCTGGAGCGGCACCGTCACCATGGCGAACGGGATCCCCAACGGCACCATGACCAGCGTCATCAAGGCCGGCGACAAGGGCGACGTCGTGGTGCGCACGACGTACGACGTGGTGCTGGTGCGCTGCCAGGCCAAGGCGAAGCTGCTGTCGGCCAACGGCGACAAGCTGGTCCTCCAGGAGGCCCCCGACGGCAATCAGGGGCCGGCCTGCACGGGCAACACCTCCACCGTGACGTACACCCTCGACAAGGACGGCACGCTCGCCTTCGCCTCGGACGACAAGCGGGGCGGCACCCCGAAGGCGACCCTGACGAGGAGCGGCGGCTGACGGGACGCACGACCACCGACGGACGGAGCCACGGCCGGTCGGACGCGTGGTGCGGCAGGCGCCGGGAGAGCCGTCGTCGCCCGCCCGCGTACCGGCCCCCGGCAGTGCTGTCGGACCCCTGGCGTACGCTGGTTCAGTCCTTAAGTGCTCGCCGCGCTTGCTGTTTGTCCGCCTCCGAAAGGGACGCCCCGGTGACCGAGAACGCCGACCTCAAGTCTTTTGATGTCACAGCCGTACTCGACCGCGCCGCGCAGGGCGGCCGCATCACGCCGGAGGAGGCGCTCGACCTCTACCGCTCCGCGCCGCTGCACGCGCTGGGCCAGGCCGCCGACGCCGTCCGCCGCCGCCGTTACGCCGGTACGGAGCACATCGCGACGTACATCATCGAGCGCAACATCAACTACACCAACGTCTGCGTGACGGCCTGCAAGTTCTGCGCCTTCTACGCCGCGCCCAAGGACACCGAGAAGGGCTGGACCCGCGACCTCGACGACATCCTGCGGCGCTGCGCGGAGACCGTCGAACTGGGCGGCACCCAGATCATGTTCCAGGGCGGCCACCACCCGGACTACGGCGTCGAGTACTACGAGAAGCACTTCTCGGCCATCAAGAAGGAATTCCCGCAGCTGGTCATCCACTCCCTCGGTGCGTCCGAGGTCGAGCACATGGCCCGGATCAGCGGTGTCACGGTCGAGGAGGCCATCACCCGGATCCACGCCGCGGGCCTGGACTCCTTCGCCGGCGCCGGCGCCGAGCTGCTGCCCGCCCGCCCCCGCAAGGCCATCGCGCCGCTGAAGGAGTCCGGCGAGCGCTGGCTGGAGATCATGGAGGCGGCCCACGGGCTGGGCGTCGAGTCGACGTCCACGATGCTGATGGGCACCGGCGAGACCAACGCCGAGCGGATCGAGCACCTCCGGATGATCCGCGACGTCCAGGACCGGACGGGCGGCTTCCGTGCCTTCATCCCGTACACCTACCAGCCCGAGAACAACCACCTGAAGGGCCGGACGCAGGCGACCCTCTTCGAGTACCTGC is a genomic window containing:
- the mqnC gene encoding cyclic dehypoxanthinyl futalosine synthase; this encodes MTENADLKSFDVTAVLDRAAQGGRITPEEALDLYRSAPLHALGQAADAVRRRRYAGTEHIATYIIERNINYTNVCVTACKFCAFYAAPKDTEKGWTRDLDDILRRCAETVELGGTQIMFQGGHHPDYGVEYYEKHFSAIKKEFPQLVIHSLGASEVEHMARISGVTVEEAITRIHAAGLDSFAGAGAELLPARPRKAIAPLKESGERWLEIMEAAHGLGVESTSTMLMGTGETNAERIEHLRMIRDVQDRTGGFRAFIPYTYQPENNHLKGRTQATLFEYLRMIAIARLFLDNVAHIQGSWLTTGKEVGQLSLHYGADDLGSIMLEENVVSSAGAKHRSNRQEIIDLIRKAGRVPAQRSTTYEHLAVHDDPADDPVDDRVVSHLSSTAIEGGTAHPELKLVETN